The window CCTTTTAATTAAAAAGTTCAAAAACGGAGTCAACAAAAGCAACATCATATATGCGGAAACAAACCAGTATTCACCAAAAGAAAATGGCACTAAAGAACGAATAACTGTTTTGATAGATATCTTAAATCCAGTATCTGTGATTAAAAACAGAAACAGTATCGAAGACGAATAGAAAAATACCTCAAACCAAATCTGGAGAAACTTGAAAGCACTTGTTCGAAAATTAATTTCTCTGGATCCTAAAAAGAAACCAGTAATAAGTACAAAAAGATAAACTCCTATTTGCCCCAACGGTTGGAATAATATACTCCCCAATAGATTTATAGAGTTTACGTTATTTTTTAAACGCCAGCTTTGTCCATACTGAGAAAAATGGCTCAAAACTATCATAGATATTGACACTATTCTGAGGAGCTCAAACCTGCTATCCCTTATTTTCTTCAAAGCTGCCCTCTTAAAGAAGCAATTACATTCTTAATTTTAAAAGTATAAGTAATTTTTAACTACAAAAATTAACATTTCCAACAAATTAAAAAAACAAAATCTCTAAGGCAGCAATTCTTTAATTAAAAAAACAACCCTATTGTAAGTTATTATGGACTTTTTTATAATTAATTTTTCCTTAAAATATTTACTTTTAAATTTTAATGATTTCTCAATATTTTTTTATATAGAGTCACCTTAAGTACCATATTTTACAATGAATATAGTTCTGGTTTTTATAAAATTTATACAAAAAAGTTAAGATCAAACTGTTGAAATCTGATTAAATAAAATAGTATAGTCATGGATATTAACATTCATAAATCACCTGCGAATAATCAATTACTGAACGATTATCTTAAATAAACTATTATTCCAACAAATACAAAACAGGCATCATTGTAAGAAAAAATAATTAAAAAGAGTATTGAAAATAAAGTTACCAAAAATTTACTTACTATTTCCGATCGTCAATCAAAAATACGAAATAATATAATGCCAAAAAAAGTCCCAGTTCTGTTCCAGTAACCTAAACAAATTAGTCCGTTCAAAAATTGGATTCTGTTGAAGATTTTGACCAGCTAGGATGTTTGTGCCAACAGCGCCAATATTGCTTTCATATTTAAAATGCATTAGCTTGCTCAAATAAGTGTCATCTTGGAAAAGCAGATCATTATTAACTATAAATATTTTATACAAATCATAATTCTTTTTCAGAAAACTAATCCCTAAATTATTCGCCTTAGCGAATCCGAGGTTATCAGAAGTTTCAAGCAAAGTAATCTGTTGGTTGTCCGAATAGAGTTCGGATAATCTTTGAAAAGAATTGTTAGCCGAATGATTATCAACGATTACCATATGGAAAGATTGAAAACTTTGTCTTTGCAAACTTTTAATCATCTCGACTGTATCCTGCCAGTTCAGATAATTAATCGTGACAATTCCTAAAAGCGGCCCTGTTAGTCTCTTTTCCATTGGTCCCTGGTATAAAGTTTCTCTGCCGAATCTTTGATTTCTTCAGTGACCCGGTTGGCAATGATCAAATCAGCCTTCTTTTTAAAATCAGTTAAATTATTATCGACCTCTTTCCCCTGAAAAAGTTCCGTTTTTAAAGTTGGTTCGTAGATAATAATTTCAACATTATTTTCAGCCAGATAATTCATCACATCAATAATCGATGACTGACGGAAATTGTCGGAACCAGACTTCATAGCCAGTTTATAGATACCAACTGTTTTTGGTTTCTTCGACAAGATTTGTTCAACAATGAAACGTTTTCTTGTGTCGTTGGATTTCACGATCGCCGTCATCAGTTCCTGTGGAACTCCTTCATAAGAAGCCAATAGCTGCTTGGAATCTTTCGGCAAGCAATAACCGCCATAACCAAAACTTGGATTATTGTAGAAGTCGCCGATCCGCGGGTCCATGCCGACCCCTTTGATAATCTTGGCTGCATTCAGATTGTTGCTGACAGCGTAGGTATCCAATTCGTTGAAATAAGCTACCCGCATAGCCAAATATGTATTCGAAAAAAGCTTGATTGCTTCAGCCTCTTCACTGTTGGTATACAAAATCGGAATATCTTCTTTAACTGCAGCTCCCTTTAATAAGCTGGCAAATTGATGAGCTTCTTTTGATTGGGAACCGACAATAATCCGACTCGGATATAGATTATCGCTTAAAGCCTTGCCCTCCCGCAAAAATTCCGGAGAGAAGAAAATCTTTTTAAAATTAAAATGTTGAATTGCTTTATCAACAAAACCAACTGGAATTGTAGATTTAATAACAATTTGTGCCTGTGGATTGATTTCAATTGTCTCTTTAATCGCAGCCTCGACACTGGATGTATCAAAATGATTTGTTTGCGGATCATAATTGGTTGGCGTAGCGATAATGACAAAGTTAGCCGCTGTAATTGCTTCTTTAGGATCCAGAGTCGCTTGAAGCTTTAAATCTTTGTGCTCAAAAAAATCCGTAATATCATGATCAACAATTGGACTGACTTTTTGATTAATCTTCTCAACTTTTTCGGCAATGATATCCAAAGCTTTAACTTCGTTTTGTTGAGATAATAACGTGGCTAACGAAAGGCCAACATAACCTGTACCAATAACTGCAATTTTCATAAACAAATCTCCATTCACATAATTAATGAAACATTTTTTTAATTGGATATTTTGGAACAAACTCCTTTTAACAAATTCTGGATCTGATGAGTTTTCTTAAATTATTAATAGTATTTCAAATAAAATATCTTAACTGTTAGTTGAAAAAATGAAAACTAAAATCTTATGAGCCATGTAATAACACAAAGAAATTAATATAAATTTCAAAAACCAATCTAAATATAAGATGTGTTTTTTTTATAAGCTTTTAGTGTAAAAAAATATAATACTTTTAAAATGGCTTTCTATATAAATCTATGCTTACTACTATTAGATTTTACCGCAATATTATAAATTGAAACCTACAATGAACAATAATAGATAGGCATGATATTAATTAGGCAATCTATAAAATCTATTTTTCAATTACTTGATTCTCATTAAATATTTTCTTCAAACTAGTCAATCTCTCGTAACCTGTAATTAATATCATTATCAAAAGAATTATCATTGTTGAAGATATTATCTCCACAAAAACATGCCCAGCG of the Oenococcus sp. UCMA 16435 genome contains:
- a CDS encoding nucleotide sugar dehydrogenase, whose amino-acid sequence is MKIAVIGTGYVGLSLATLLSQQNEVKALDIIAEKVEKINQKVSPIVDHDITDFFEHKDLKLQATLDPKEAITAANFVIIATPTNYDPQTNHFDTSSVEAAIKETIEINPQAQIVIKSTIPVGFVDKAIQHFNFKKIFFSPEFLREGKALSDNLYPSRIIVGSQSKEAHQFASLLKGAAVKEDIPILYTNSEEAEAIKLFSNTYLAMRVAYFNELDTYAVSNNLNAAKIIKGVGMDPRIGDFYNNPSFGYGGYCLPKDSKQLLASYEGVPQELMTAIVKSNDTRKRFIVEQILSKKPKTVGIYKLAMKSGSDNFRQSSIIDVMNYLAENNVEIIIYEPTLKTELFQGKEVDNNLTDFKKKADLIIANRVTEEIKDSAEKLYTRDQWKRD
- a CDS encoding acyltransferase gives rise to the protein MKKIRDSRFELLRIVSISMIVLSHFSQYGQSWRLKNNVNSINLLGSILFQPLGQIGVYLFVLITGFFLGSREINFRTSAFKFLQIWFEVFFYSSSILFLFLITDTGFKISIKTVIRSLVPFSFGEYWFVSAYMMLLLLTPFLNFLIKRLRKNYFKILIVSIVLFNNVFPVLSNQVSSGTVGFGAILSAYFIGTYIRLYGVNVRHKKTLFFFVPL